GAATCTCACCTTCTCCGCCAGTTCTCGACAATGCGTGTCATTGCGAAACGCGACATTCTGTCGCTACTCCACCCCGCCGCTCAGGCCGCCCTCCATGTCCACCAGCGCGGAGGCTTTCCACACGCCGCCGGTTGCGGCGAACTCCGCGAGACCTCCGTACTTCGCGCACACGGTTCGCACGGAGAGAATGCCGATGCCCTCCATCGGGGGCATTGCCTCGCTCGTCTTCCTGGACAGGAACGCGCCGCTTTCATTCACCCCGCTTTCATTCAACACTGTCCCGTCGAAGCTGTTTTCGACTATTA
The Synergistaceae bacterium genome window above contains:
- a CDS encoding GHKL domain-containing protein, whose translation is IVENSFDGTVLNESGVNESGAFLSRKTSEAMPPMEGIGILSVRTVCAKYGGLAEFAATGGVWKASALVDMEGGLSGGVE